The Miscanthus floridulus cultivar M001 chromosome 7, ASM1932011v1, whole genome shotgun sequence genome includes a region encoding these proteins:
- the LOC136463213 gene encoding late embryogenesis abundant protein At1g64065-like produces the protein MIRSTGGDAMGSNADVVRTPFLRLRCVLISCGIISILIAAALLAVTLTVYRVREPVMTMNAISLNDPAAAGAAAASSSSASSTTPAPLLTLTVVADVSVKNPNAASLRYGATETSVYYRARQVGEALGPPGTAPARRTVRLNVTVDVAVGALLGDPAFLEDVVAAGAVAVATATRVRGRVAVLGGLVHRRVVLEMNCTATVAVADMSISDQRCLQHVWLR, from the coding sequence ATGATCCGATCCACTGGCGGTGATGCCATGGGCAGCAACGCCGACGTGGTCAGAACCCCGTTTCTGCGCCTCCGCTGCGTGCTCATCTCATGCGGCATTATCAGCATCCTCATCGCCGCTGCTTTGCTGGCCGTGACGCTGACCGTCTACCGCGTCCGCGAGCCCGTGATGACGATGAACGCCATCTCTCTCAAcgaccccgccgccgccggcgccgccgccgcgtcgtcgTCTTCGGCCTCGTCGACGACGCCAGCGCCACTCCTGACCCTGACGGTGGTGGCGGACGTGTCGGTGAAGAACCCGAACGCGGCGTCGCTGCGGTACGGCGCGACGGAGACGTCGGTGTACTACCGCGCGCGCCAGGTTGGGGAGGCCCTGGGCCCTCCCGGCACGGCCCCGGCGCGGCGCACCGTGCGGCTGAACGTGACGGTGGACGTCGCCGTGGGCGCGCTCCTGGGGGACCCGGCGTTCCTGGAGGACGTCGTGGCGGCGGGCGCCGTCGCGGTGGCCACTGCCACGCGCGTGCGCGGCCGCGTCGCCGTGCTGGGCGGATTGGTGCACCGCCGCGTGGTGCTGGAGATGAACTGCACCGCCACAGTCGCCGTCGCCGACATGTCCATCAGCGATCAGAGGTGCCTGCAGCACGTCTGGTTGCGGTAA